From Camelus dromedarius isolate mCamDro1 chromosome 23, mCamDro1.pat, whole genome shotgun sequence, a single genomic window includes:
- the METTL13 gene encoding eEF1A lysine and N-terminal methyltransferase yields MNLLPKSSKEFGSVDYWEKFFQQRGKKAFEWYGTYLELCGVLHKYIKPREKVLVIGCGNSELSEQLYDVGYQDIVNIDISEVVIKQMKERNAGRRPQMSFLKMDMTQMEFPDASFQVVLDKGTLDAVLTDEDEKTLQQVDRMLAEVGRVLQVGGRYLCISLAQAHVLKKAVGHFSREGWMVRVHQVANSQDQVLEAEPRFSLPVFAFIMTKFRPVPGSALQIFELCAQEQGKPVRLESAERLAEAVRERQQYAWLCSQLYRKAGLGSVSLDLCNGDTGEPRYTLHVVDSPTVKPSRDSHFAIFIIPQGRETEWLFGMEEGRKQLAASAGFRRLVTVALHRGQQYESMDSIQAELSARVMELAPAGMPAQQQVPFLSVGGDIGVRTVQHQDCSPLSGDYVIEDVQGDDKRYFRRLIFLSNRNVVQSEARLLQDASHRAQKKRKKDRKKQQPADNPEDLPAAPGQSIDKSYLCCEHHKAMIAGLALLRNPEQLLETPLSLLVVGLGGGSLPLFVHDHFPKSCVDAVEIDPCMLEVATRWFGFSQSDRMKVHIADGLDYVTSLAGEEARPHYDVIMFDVDSKDPTLGMSCPPPAFVDQPFLQKVKSILTPEGIFILNLVCRDMGLKDSVLAGLKAVFPLLYVRRIEGEVNEILFCQLHPERKLATPELLETAQALEQTLRKPGKGWDDSYILSDMLKTVQLV; encoded by the exons ATGAATCTCTTACCTAAAAGCTCTAAGGAGTTTGGCTCCGTTGACTATTGGGAGAAGTTCTTCCAGCAGCGGGGAAAGAAAGCTTTCGAGTGGTATGGAACCTACCTAGAACTATGCGGGGTGCTACACAAATACATCAAGCCCAGGGAAAAG GTGCTGGTGATTGGGTGTGGTAACTCAGAGCTAAGTGAGCAGCTGTACGATGTGGGCTATCAGGATATAGTGAACATTGACATCAGTGAGGTTGTCATCAAGCAAATGAAAGAACGCAATGCTGGCCGACGGCCCCAGATGAGCTTCTTGAAGATGGACATGACACAGATGGAGTTTCCCGATGCCTCCTTCCAGGTGGTGTTGGACAAAGGCACCCTGGACGCTGTCCTGACAGATGAGGACGAGAAGACCCTGCAGCAGGTGGACAGGATGCTGGCTGAGGTTGGCCGTGTCCTGCAGGTGGGCGGTCGCTACCTCTGCATCTCCCTGGCTCAGGCTCACGTCCTGAAGAAAGCAGTGGGTCACTTCTCTCGGGAGGGGTGGATGGTGAGGGTGCACCAGGTGGCCAACAGCCAGGACCAGGTGTTGGAAGCAGAGCCTCGGTTCTCCCTGCCTGTCTTTGCCTTCATCATGACCAAGTTCAGGCCAGTCCCTGGCTCTGCCCTTCAGATCTTTGAGCTGTGTGCTCAGGAGCAGGGCAAGCCTGTGCGGCTGGAGAGTGCCGAGCGGCTGGCCGAGGCGGTGCGGGAGCGGCAGCAGTATGCCTGGCTGTGCAGCCAGCTGTACCGCAAGGCCGGGCTGGGGAGTGTGTCTCTGGACTTGTGCAATGGGGACACGGGGGAGCCACGCTACACCCTCCACGTGGTGGACAGCCCCACTGTGAAACCATCGCGGGACAGTCATTTTGCCATTTTCATCA TCCCCCAGGGTCGGGAGACCGAGTGGCTCTTTGGCATGGAGGAGGGCCGGAAGCAGCTGGCAGCCAGCGCTGGCTTCAGGAGGCTGGTCACAGTGGCCCTTCACCGAGGTCAGCAGTACGAAAGCATGGACAGCATCCAGGCCGAGCTGTCGGCCAGAGTCATGGAGCTGGCCCCGGCCGGGATGCCTGCCCAGCAGCAG GTGCCCTTTCTGTCTGTGGGTGGGGACATTGGGGTCCGGACTGTTCAGCACCAAGACTGCAGCCCTTTGAGTGGCGACTATGTGATTGAGGACGTGCAGGGGGACGACAAGCGTTACTTTCGGCGGCTAATCTTCCTCAGCAACCGGAACGTGGTGCAGTCAGaagccaggctgctgcaggaTGCGTCTCACAGAG CCCAGAAGAAACGGAAAAAGGACAGGAAGAAGCAGCAGCCTGCAGATAACCCAGAGGACCTCCCTGCAGCCCCGGGGCAGTCCATTGATAAGAGTTACCTGTGCTGTGAGCACCACAAAGCCATGATCGCCGGCCTGGCCCTGCTGAGAAACCCAGAGCAGCTCCTAG AGACCCCGCTGTCGTTGTTGGTGGTCGGCCTGGGCGGGGGCAGCCTCCCCCTCTTTGTCCACGATCATTTCCCAAAGTCCTGCGTCGATGCTGTGGAGATTGACCCCTGCATGTTGGAAGTGGCCACCCGGTGGTTTGGCTTCTCCCAGAGTGACCGGATGAAGGTCCACATCGCAGATGGCCTGGACTATGTCACCAGCCTGGCGGGAGAAGAGG CACGGCCTCACTATGATGTCATCATGTTTGACGTGGACAGTAAGGACCCAACCCTGGGAATGAGTTGCCCACCCCCAGCGTTTGTGGACCAGCCTTTCCTGCAGAAGGTCAAAAGCATCTTGACTCCTGAAG GCATCTTTATCCTCAACCTTGTGTGCCGTGACATGGGGCTCAAGGACTCAGTGCTGGCTGGGCTCAAGGCGGTGTTCCCCCTCCTGTACGTGCGGCGGATTGAGGGCGAAGTGAACGAGATCCTGTTCTGTCAGCTGCACCCTGAGCGGAAGCTGGCCACGCCGGAGCTCCTGGAAACGGCCCAGGCCTTGGAGCAGACCCTGCGGAAGCctgggaagggctgggatgactcGTACATCCTGTCGGATATGCTCAAAACCGTGCAGCTTGTGTGA